A single region of the Montipora capricornis isolate CH-2021 chromosome 13, ASM3666992v2, whole genome shotgun sequence genome encodes:
- the LOC138029702 gene encoding uncharacterized protein, whose translation MAGIQQCWSYDDFDLDDDVFVSLEVAIRKKEESYFGNPKHYMLFSGAAMGSDTYWQKLGAKYGVRVKAFSFKTHGRNACGRVVLSDEQLQQADDFLHMANKTLKRRFPTGKPFVNNLLRRNWHQVKDTSAVFAIGKISVHGNIVEGGTGWAVQMAVDARKPVYVFDIFSSGWKIYDYGKKKFLSFKTVTRLSLNFTGIGTRGLPENGKAAIEKVSQETFGKTPR comes from the coding sequence ATGGCGGGCATACAACAGTGTTGGAGTTATGATGATTTTGATCTTGATGACGatgttttcgtttctcttgaaGTAGccataagaaaaaaagaagaaagctacTTCGGTAACCCGAAGCATTACATGCTATTTTCTGGAGCTGCAATGGGAAGTGATACCTATTGGCAAAAATTAGGCGCCAAATACGGGGTTCGCGTGAAGGCATTTTCCTTCAAGACTCATGGCAGGAATGCTTGTGGTAGAGTTGTTCTGTCCGATGAACAATTACAACAGGCTGATGACTTCTTACACATggcaaacaaaactttaaaacgaCGTTTTCCGACTGGGAAACCCTTCGTAAATAATTTACTTCGAAGGAACTGGCACCAAGTGAAGGATACCAGTGCAGTGTTTGCAATTGGAAAAATTAGCGTCCACGGGAATATAGTTGAGGGCGGCACTGGGTGGGCTGTGCAGATGGCTGTGGACGCCAGGAAACCCGTTTACGTGTTTGACATTTTCAGCAGTGGGTGGAAAATATATGACTATGGCAAGAAGaagtttttaagttttaagaCTGTGACGAGACTGTCCTTAAATTTTACTGGAATCGGCACAAGAGGATTGCCTGAGAATGGAAAAGCTGCTATTGAAAAAGTATCCCAAGAAACGTTTGGGAAAACGCCAAGATAG